From a region of the Vidua macroura isolate BioBank_ID:100142 chromosome 3, ASM2450914v1, whole genome shotgun sequence genome:
- the TRMT6 gene encoding tRNA (adenine(58)-N(1))-methyltransferase non-catalytic subunit TRM6 isoform X1 — protein sequence MEGGPSARIREGDCAVLKRDEVFKAVSVLRRRKIIFEKQWFYLDNAIGHIYGTTFEVTSGGNLQPKQEVEETTTETKEAGTDNRNIVDDGKSQKLTHDDIKALKDKGIKGQEIVQQLIENSTTFRDKTEFAQDKYIKKKKKKYEAVITIVKPSTRILSTMYYAREPGKINHLRYDTLAQMLTLGNIHAGNKMIVMETCAGLVLGAVMERMGGYGSIIQMYPGGGPVRAATSCFGFPKPFFDNLHEFPLSKVQSLLSGTFSTETLPADPEENALVEEESNGLSEEKQTCLQETEEEPAPEAPMEINPTEEQDTMDINAEDVEFKENKDKENKENVREKQIKQWERRKKLKEAAALLREKNADGLIVASKFHPTPLLLSLLEFVAPSRPFVVYCQYKEPLLECYTKLRERGGVINLKLSETWLRNYQVLPDRSHPKLTMSGGGGYLLSGITVVLEKGKSDSSNSEALKMEEPSSKRCKLQDLPC from the exons atGGAGGGCGGCCCGAGCGCGCGCATCCGTGAGGGCGACTGCGCCGTGCTCAAGCGGGACGAGGTCTTCAAGGCCGTGTCGGTGCTGCGCCGCAG aaaaataatttttgagaaGCAGTGGTTCTACCTGGATAACGCCATCGGACACATTTATGGAACTACCTTTGAAGTAACCAGTGGTGGAAACCTCCAGCCAAAGCAAGAGGTGGAGGAGACTACCACAG AAACAAAGGAAGCAGGGACAGATAATCGTAACATAGTTGACGATGGGAAGTCTCAAAAACTGACTCATGATGACATAAAGGCTTTGAAGGACAAGGGTATTAAAGGACAG GAAATAGTTCAACAGTTAATAGAGAACAGTACAACATTCAGAGACAAAACAGAATTTGCTCAAGATAAATAcataaagaagaagaagaaaaa ATATGAGGCAGTTATTACAATAGTGAAACCATCCACTCGCATCCTTTCAACCATGTATTATGCAAGGGAACCTGGAAAAATTAA CCACCTGAGGTACGACACCCTGGCTCAGATGCTGACTTTGGGAAACATCCACGCTGGCAACAAGATGATTGTCATGGAAACGTGTGCAGGCCTGGTGCTGGGGGCTGTCATGGAGAGAATGGGGG GCTACGGATCCATCATTCAGATGTACCCAGGAGGGGGACCTGTGAGAGCTGCCACCAGTTGTTTTGGATTTCCCAAACCTTTTTTTGATAATCTTCATGAATTTCCTCTCAGCAAAGTGCAGAGTCTCCTGTCTGGGACATTCAGTACAGAGACTCTGCCTGCAGACCCTGAGGAGAATGCACTGGTGGAAGAGGAAAGCAATGGATTGAGTGAGGAGAAACAGACTTGCCTGCAGGAAACAGAGGAGGAACCTGCTCCTGAAGCACCTATGGAGATCAATCCAACAGAAGAGCAAGACACAATGGACATTAATGCTGAAGATGTAGAGTTTAAAGAGaacaaagacaaagaaaataaagaaaac GTTCgggaaaagcaaataaaacagtgggagagaaggaaaaagctgaaagaagctgctgctttgctgaggGAGAAGAATGCTGATGG CTTAATTGTAGCCAGCAAGTTTCATCCCACACCCTTGTTACTTTCTTTACTGGAATTTGTTGCTCCTTCGAGGCCTTTTGTTGTCTACTGCCAATACAAAGAG CCATTATTAGAATGTTACACCAAGCTGAGAGAAAGAGGTGGAGTCATCAACCTGAAACTGTCTGAAACCTGGCTAAGGAACTACCAG gttTTACCAGACCGCAGCCATCCCAAGCTGACCATGAGTGGAGGTGGAGGGTACCTCCTGTCTGGCATCACTGTTGTCTTGGAGAAGGGCAAATCTGACTCCAGTAACTCAGAAGCACTAAAGATGGAAGAGCCATCATCTAAAAGATGCAAACTTCAAGACCTTCCTTGTTAA
- the CHGB gene encoding secretogranin-1 isoform X3: protein MGPRALLALLAAAALAGASTVPVEKDHTEEMVTRCIVEVLSNALSKPNAPPINPECKEILKKSDKNDRERSENEQPEVRHPKDPAEPENRPAGSVEKEQRQAEEESKTYMEGGDEEKLAREKGKSEEEEAGHHTPAQDETLHTEEKKQYQEIGREEERNYHSEEESKEGRCCEDVEAAVLTKKSHSEGMSMDEFRGGNDQSPRGRWHLEEGMQSPSKQIREGEEEEEERREKYHHESQERGFSHQQEREESEESEEREEGKEPFKAKGYRGKHRAGDSHEEKRGHGGERGEPAGGSHPGEASLWEQWKHRQKHQEGSEEKGGSPGRRGPEELQEERPAEQGSEEHRDSWQQSQESREEENKRHHHSQESSEERRQHDGSHPSEGGMYLAGENQEPLARYLSEEKQRRAGGRARLRSREQEGSRQAREHKGQASRHHSTEDSLEEEEVVEKKHHSSDQVENEEEERFAERGEYRGHLPAEKEKRTAASYRPFYPLLWWKSQHLDKRDSAGEQLLEGREEGRPALSEKSLFPEYNDYEWWSEKQIQSALKHRRTEKRNPGKTNRYDVERQYNKMDQLAQLLNYKKSAELPGLYSSGEDLKKRHVAGNDRRSLSQRPLTEEEEKQLENLATMDLELQNIAEKINSLRRG, encoded by the exons GTAACCCGGTGCATCGTGGAGGTCCTGTCCAACGCTTTGTCTAAGCCAAATGCACCCCCCATCAATCCTGAATGCAAAGAAATCCTGAAGAAGA GTGATAAAAACGACAGAGAGAGAAGTGAAAACGAACAGCCTGAAGTGAGGCATCCCAAGGACCCAGCAGAGCCTGAAAATCGTCCTGCTGGGAGCGTGGAGAAAGAACAGAGGCAGGCAGAAGAGGAATCTAAAACGTACATGGAAGGGGGTGATGAGGAGAAACTTGCCCGTGAGAAAGGTAAaagcgaggaggaggaggctggacACCACACACCTGCTCAGGATGAGACACttcacacagaagaaaaaaagcagtacCAGGAAATTGGGcgagaggaggagaggaattACCACAGTgaagaggaaagcaaagagGGCAGGTGTTGTGAGGATGTAGAGGCTGCTGTTCTCACCAAGAAGTCCCACTCTGAGGGCATGAGCATGGATGAGTTCCGTGGTGGGAATGATCAGAGCCCCAGGGGCcgctggcacctggaggagggAATGCAGAGCCCTTCCAAGCAAATTCGggaaggtgaggaggaggaggaagaaaggagggagaaataCCACCATGAGTCTCAGGAACGTGGTTTCTCCCACCAGCAGGAGCGTGAAGAATCCGAGGAGagtgaagaaagagaagagggaaaggaacCCTTCAAAGCCAAAGGTTATCGTGGGAAGCACAGAGCGGGGGACTCCCATGAAGAGAAGAGGGGCCATGGTGGTGAGAGGGGGGAACCAGCAGGGGGATCACACCCAGGGGAGGCCAGTCTCTGGGAGCAGTGGAAGCACCGTCAGAAACATCAGGAAGGGTCTGAGGAGAAGGGTGGCTCTCCTGGGAGGCGTGGGCccgaggagctgcaggaggagaggccggcagagcagggcagcgaggagcacagggacagctggcagcagagccaggagagcagggaggaggaaaacaagagGCACCaccacagccaggagagcagtGAGGAGAGGAGGCAGCACGATGGATCCCACCCTTCTGAGGGGGGGATGTACCTTGCTGGTGAAAACCAGGAGCCGCTGGCCAGGTACCTCAGCGAGGAGAAGCAGCGCCGCGCGGGAGGGAGAGCTCGCCTacggagcagggagcaggaagggTCCCGGCAGGCTCGAGAGCACAAGGGGCAGGCCAGCAGGCACCACAGCACTGAGGacagcctggaggaggaggaggtggtggaaAAGAAGCATCACAGCAGTGACCAGGTGgaaaatgaggaggaggaaaggttTGCAGAGAGAGGAGAGTACAGAGGCCATCTCCCcgcagagaaggagaagagaactGCAGCATCCTACAGGCCTTTCTACCCACTGCTGTGGTGGAAAAGCCAGCACTTGGACAAAAGGGACAGTGCAGGGGAGCAGCTTctggagggcagggaggaaggcaggccCGCCCTGAGTGAGAAGAGCCTTTTCCCTGAATACAATGACTACGAGTGGTGGTCAGAAAAGCAAATCCAGAGTGCTCTGAAGCACAGGCGCACCGAGAAGAGGAATCCTGGCAAAACGAACAGGTACGATGTGGAAAGGCAGTACAACAAGATGGATCAACTTGCACAACTTCTCAACTACAAGAAGTCAGCTGAACTCCCAGGGCTGTACAGCTCTGGAGAAGACCTGAAGAAACGTCACGTGGCTGGGAACGACAGAAGGAGCCTCAGCCAGAGGCCCCTGACAGAAGAGGAG gaaaagcagctggaaaacttGGCCACCATGGATCTGGAGCTGCAGAACATAGCAGAGAAGATCAACAGCCTCAGGAGAGGCTGA
- the CHGB gene encoding secretogranin-1 isoform X1, which produces MQGEQGVWLCLLVSPPGCLLKQASKGAGIPAGASTVPVEKDHTEEMVTRCIVEVLSNALSKPNAPPINPECKEILKKSDKNDRERSENEQPEVRHPKDPAEPENRPAGSVEKEQRQAEEESKTYMEGGDEEKLAREKGKSEEEEAGHHTPAQDETLHTEEKKQYQEIGREEERNYHSEEESKEGRCCEDVEAAVLTKKSHSEGMSMDEFRGGNDQSPRGRWHLEEGMQSPSKQIREGEEEEEERREKYHHESQERGFSHQQEREESEESEEREEGKEPFKAKGYRGKHRAGDSHEEKRGHGGERGEPAGGSHPGEASLWEQWKHRQKHQEGSEEKGGSPGRRGPEELQEERPAEQGSEEHRDSWQQSQESREEENKRHHHSQESSEERRQHDGSHPSEGGMYLAGENQEPLARYLSEEKQRRAGGRARLRSREQEGSRQAREHKGQASRHHSTEDSLEEEEVVEKKHHSSDQVENEEEERFAERGEYRGHLPAEKEKRTAASYRPFYPLLWWKSQHLDKRDSAGEQLLEGREEGRPALSEKSLFPEYNDYEWWSEKQIQSALKHRRTEKRNPGKTNRYDVERQYNKMDQLAQLLNYKKSAELPGLYSSGEDLKKRHVAGNDRRSLSQRPLTEEEEKQLENLATMDLELQNIAEKINSLRRG; this is translated from the exons GTAACCCGGTGCATCGTGGAGGTCCTGTCCAACGCTTTGTCTAAGCCAAATGCACCCCCCATCAATCCTGAATGCAAAGAAATCCTGAAGAAGA GTGATAAAAACGACAGAGAGAGAAGTGAAAACGAACAGCCTGAAGTGAGGCATCCCAAGGACCCAGCAGAGCCTGAAAATCGTCCTGCTGGGAGCGTGGAGAAAGAACAGAGGCAGGCAGAAGAGGAATCTAAAACGTACATGGAAGGGGGTGATGAGGAGAAACTTGCCCGTGAGAAAGGTAAaagcgaggaggaggaggctggacACCACACACCTGCTCAGGATGAGACACttcacacagaagaaaaaaagcagtacCAGGAAATTGGGcgagaggaggagaggaattACCACAGTgaagaggaaagcaaagagGGCAGGTGTTGTGAGGATGTAGAGGCTGCTGTTCTCACCAAGAAGTCCCACTCTGAGGGCATGAGCATGGATGAGTTCCGTGGTGGGAATGATCAGAGCCCCAGGGGCcgctggcacctggaggagggAATGCAGAGCCCTTCCAAGCAAATTCGggaaggtgaggaggaggaggaagaaaggagggagaaataCCACCATGAGTCTCAGGAACGTGGTTTCTCCCACCAGCAGGAGCGTGAAGAATCCGAGGAGagtgaagaaagagaagagggaaaggaacCCTTCAAAGCCAAAGGTTATCGTGGGAAGCACAGAGCGGGGGACTCCCATGAAGAGAAGAGGGGCCATGGTGGTGAGAGGGGGGAACCAGCAGGGGGATCACACCCAGGGGAGGCCAGTCTCTGGGAGCAGTGGAAGCACCGTCAGAAACATCAGGAAGGGTCTGAGGAGAAGGGTGGCTCTCCTGGGAGGCGTGGGCccgaggagctgcaggaggagaggccggcagagcagggcagcgaggagcacagggacagctggcagcagagccaggagagcagggaggaggaaaacaagagGCACCaccacagccaggagagcagtGAGGAGAGGAGGCAGCACGATGGATCCCACCCTTCTGAGGGGGGGATGTACCTTGCTGGTGAAAACCAGGAGCCGCTGGCCAGGTACCTCAGCGAGGAGAAGCAGCGCCGCGCGGGAGGGAGAGCTCGCCTacggagcagggagcaggaagggTCCCGGCAGGCTCGAGAGCACAAGGGGCAGGCCAGCAGGCACCACAGCACTGAGGacagcctggaggaggaggaggtggtggaaAAGAAGCATCACAGCAGTGACCAGGTGgaaaatgaggaggaggaaaggttTGCAGAGAGAGGAGAGTACAGAGGCCATCTCCCcgcagagaaggagaagagaactGCAGCATCCTACAGGCCTTTCTACCCACTGCTGTGGTGGAAAAGCCAGCACTTGGACAAAAGGGACAGTGCAGGGGAGCAGCTTctggagggcagggaggaaggcaggccCGCCCTGAGTGAGAAGAGCCTTTTCCCTGAATACAATGACTACGAGTGGTGGTCAGAAAAGCAAATCCAGAGTGCTCTGAAGCACAGGCGCACCGAGAAGAGGAATCCTGGCAAAACGAACAGGTACGATGTGGAAAGGCAGTACAACAAGATGGATCAACTTGCACAACTTCTCAACTACAAGAAGTCAGCTGAACTCCCAGGGCTGTACAGCTCTGGAGAAGACCTGAAGAAACGTCACGTGGCTGGGAACGACAGAAGGAGCCTCAGCCAGAGGCCCCTGACAGAAGAGGAG gaaaagcagctggaaaacttGGCCACCATGGATCTGGAGCTGCAGAACATAGCAGAGAAGATCAACAGCCTCAGGAGAGGCTGA
- the CHGB gene encoding secretogranin-1 isoform X2 yields MKQSHVGISSGTHLKICSNLGDGSKNRASTVPVEKDHTEEMVTRCIVEVLSNALSKPNAPPINPECKEILKKSDKNDRERSENEQPEVRHPKDPAEPENRPAGSVEKEQRQAEEESKTYMEGGDEEKLAREKGKSEEEEAGHHTPAQDETLHTEEKKQYQEIGREEERNYHSEEESKEGRCCEDVEAAVLTKKSHSEGMSMDEFRGGNDQSPRGRWHLEEGMQSPSKQIREGEEEEEERREKYHHESQERGFSHQQEREESEESEEREEGKEPFKAKGYRGKHRAGDSHEEKRGHGGERGEPAGGSHPGEASLWEQWKHRQKHQEGSEEKGGSPGRRGPEELQEERPAEQGSEEHRDSWQQSQESREEENKRHHHSQESSEERRQHDGSHPSEGGMYLAGENQEPLARYLSEEKQRRAGGRARLRSREQEGSRQAREHKGQASRHHSTEDSLEEEEVVEKKHHSSDQVENEEEERFAERGEYRGHLPAEKEKRTAASYRPFYPLLWWKSQHLDKRDSAGEQLLEGREEGRPALSEKSLFPEYNDYEWWSEKQIQSALKHRRTEKRNPGKTNRYDVERQYNKMDQLAQLLNYKKSAELPGLYSSGEDLKKRHVAGNDRRSLSQRPLTEEEEKQLENLATMDLELQNIAEKINSLRRG; encoded by the exons GTAACCCGGTGCATCGTGGAGGTCCTGTCCAACGCTTTGTCTAAGCCAAATGCACCCCCCATCAATCCTGAATGCAAAGAAATCCTGAAGAAGA GTGATAAAAACGACAGAGAGAGAAGTGAAAACGAACAGCCTGAAGTGAGGCATCCCAAGGACCCAGCAGAGCCTGAAAATCGTCCTGCTGGGAGCGTGGAGAAAGAACAGAGGCAGGCAGAAGAGGAATCTAAAACGTACATGGAAGGGGGTGATGAGGAGAAACTTGCCCGTGAGAAAGGTAAaagcgaggaggaggaggctggacACCACACACCTGCTCAGGATGAGACACttcacacagaagaaaaaaagcagtacCAGGAAATTGGGcgagaggaggagaggaattACCACAGTgaagaggaaagcaaagagGGCAGGTGTTGTGAGGATGTAGAGGCTGCTGTTCTCACCAAGAAGTCCCACTCTGAGGGCATGAGCATGGATGAGTTCCGTGGTGGGAATGATCAGAGCCCCAGGGGCcgctggcacctggaggagggAATGCAGAGCCCTTCCAAGCAAATTCGggaaggtgaggaggaggaggaagaaaggagggagaaataCCACCATGAGTCTCAGGAACGTGGTTTCTCCCACCAGCAGGAGCGTGAAGAATCCGAGGAGagtgaagaaagagaagagggaaaggaacCCTTCAAAGCCAAAGGTTATCGTGGGAAGCACAGAGCGGGGGACTCCCATGAAGAGAAGAGGGGCCATGGTGGTGAGAGGGGGGAACCAGCAGGGGGATCACACCCAGGGGAGGCCAGTCTCTGGGAGCAGTGGAAGCACCGTCAGAAACATCAGGAAGGGTCTGAGGAGAAGGGTGGCTCTCCTGGGAGGCGTGGGCccgaggagctgcaggaggagaggccggcagagcagggcagcgaggagcacagggacagctggcagcagagccaggagagcagggaggaggaaaacaagagGCACCaccacagccaggagagcagtGAGGAGAGGAGGCAGCACGATGGATCCCACCCTTCTGAGGGGGGGATGTACCTTGCTGGTGAAAACCAGGAGCCGCTGGCCAGGTACCTCAGCGAGGAGAAGCAGCGCCGCGCGGGAGGGAGAGCTCGCCTacggagcagggagcaggaagggTCCCGGCAGGCTCGAGAGCACAAGGGGCAGGCCAGCAGGCACCACAGCACTGAGGacagcctggaggaggaggaggtggtggaaAAGAAGCATCACAGCAGTGACCAGGTGgaaaatgaggaggaggaaaggttTGCAGAGAGAGGAGAGTACAGAGGCCATCTCCCcgcagagaaggagaagagaactGCAGCATCCTACAGGCCTTTCTACCCACTGCTGTGGTGGAAAAGCCAGCACTTGGACAAAAGGGACAGTGCAGGGGAGCAGCTTctggagggcagggaggaaggcaggccCGCCCTGAGTGAGAAGAGCCTTTTCCCTGAATACAATGACTACGAGTGGTGGTCAGAAAAGCAAATCCAGAGTGCTCTGAAGCACAGGCGCACCGAGAAGAGGAATCCTGGCAAAACGAACAGGTACGATGTGGAAAGGCAGTACAACAAGATGGATCAACTTGCACAACTTCTCAACTACAAGAAGTCAGCTGAACTCCCAGGGCTGTACAGCTCTGGAGAAGACCTGAAGAAACGTCACGTGGCTGGGAACGACAGAAGGAGCCTCAGCCAGAGGCCCCTGACAGAAGAGGAG gaaaagcagctggaaaacttGGCCACCATGGATCTGGAGCTGCAGAACATAGCAGAGAAGATCAACAGCCTCAGGAGAGGCTGA
- the TRMT6 gene encoding tRNA (adenine(58)-N(1))-methyltransferase non-catalytic subunit TRM6 isoform X2 — protein MYYAREPGKINHLRYDTLAQMLTLGNIHAGNKMIVMETCAGLVLGAVMERMGGYGSIIQMYPGGGPVRAATSCFGFPKPFFDNLHEFPLSKVQSLLSGTFSTETLPADPEENALVEEESNGLSEEKQTCLQETEEEPAPEAPMEINPTEEQDTMDINAEDVEFKENKDKENKENVREKQIKQWERRKKLKEAAALLREKNADGLIVASKFHPTPLLLSLLEFVAPSRPFVVYCQYKEPLLECYTKLRERGGVINLKLSETWLRNYQVLPDRSHPKLTMSGGGGYLLSGITVVLEKGKSDSSNSEALKMEEPSSKRCKLQDLPC, from the exons ATGTATTATGCAAGGGAACCTGGAAAAATTAA CCACCTGAGGTACGACACCCTGGCTCAGATGCTGACTTTGGGAAACATCCACGCTGGCAACAAGATGATTGTCATGGAAACGTGTGCAGGCCTGGTGCTGGGGGCTGTCATGGAGAGAATGGGGG GCTACGGATCCATCATTCAGATGTACCCAGGAGGGGGACCTGTGAGAGCTGCCACCAGTTGTTTTGGATTTCCCAAACCTTTTTTTGATAATCTTCATGAATTTCCTCTCAGCAAAGTGCAGAGTCTCCTGTCTGGGACATTCAGTACAGAGACTCTGCCTGCAGACCCTGAGGAGAATGCACTGGTGGAAGAGGAAAGCAATGGATTGAGTGAGGAGAAACAGACTTGCCTGCAGGAAACAGAGGAGGAACCTGCTCCTGAAGCACCTATGGAGATCAATCCAACAGAAGAGCAAGACACAATGGACATTAATGCTGAAGATGTAGAGTTTAAAGAGaacaaagacaaagaaaataaagaaaac GTTCgggaaaagcaaataaaacagtgggagagaaggaaaaagctgaaagaagctgctgctttgctgaggGAGAAGAATGCTGATGG CTTAATTGTAGCCAGCAAGTTTCATCCCACACCCTTGTTACTTTCTTTACTGGAATTTGTTGCTCCTTCGAGGCCTTTTGTTGTCTACTGCCAATACAAAGAG CCATTATTAGAATGTTACACCAAGCTGAGAGAAAGAGGTGGAGTCATCAACCTGAAACTGTCTGAAACCTGGCTAAGGAACTACCAG gttTTACCAGACCGCAGCCATCCCAAGCTGACCATGAGTGGAGGTGGAGGGTACCTCCTGTCTGGCATCACTGTTGTCTTGGAGAAGGGCAAATCTGACTCCAGTAACTCAGAAGCACTAAAGATGGAAGAGCCATCATCTAAAAGATGCAAACTTCAAGACCTTCCTTGTTAA